Genomic DNA from Thermosipho ferrireducens:
TTTTTGAATATAGATCCAGAGATTTCTCTTAGAAAGGCTACAGAAAAATTTGTTAAAAGATTCAGGGCGATGGAAAAACTTATAGAAAACGATGGAAAAGATTTTGAAAAAATGAGTTTAAATGAACTTGAAAGATACTGGGAGGCAGTAAAAGGTGAGAGTTTACGGTAGAAATGTCTTTCGCGAGATATTGTATTCAAATTTCCCTGTAAGAATGGTGTATTTTTCTGAGAATGGTGATAAAGAGTTAGTAATGTTAATAGAACAGGCAAAATCCAGAAAACTGCCTTACACAATATCACCAAAAAAAATTTTAACAAGGCTTTGTAACTTTGACAAACATCAAGGGGTGGTTGTGGATATAGGGGAGTTTCCATACAAAGATGAGAGTAGTATAATAGAAACAGAAAATGGAAAAGGTTTTTTTGTTATACTTGATCAGCTTCAGGATCCTCACAATTTTGGAGCTATTATAAGAAGCGCAGTTGGAGCTGGAGCAAATGCCATTGTCATCCCTAAAAATAATTCTGTAAAAGTAACTCCGACTGTTGTGAAAGTTTCTGTGGGGACAATATTCAGAATACCAATAGTGGAAGTTGTAAATATTTCGAGATTTATTGAGAAAATAAAAAAGGTAGGGTTCTGGGTTTATGCAGCGGATATGCAGGGAGTAGCGTATTATAGAGCGAATTTAAAAAGGCCTGTAGCTATAGTTTTTGGTAGTGAAGGTGAGGGAATAAGAAGAGGTGTAAAACAAAAATGTGATGGGGTAGTTTCTATTCCAATGAAGAATTCTATTGATTCTTTGAATGTTTCAGTTAGTGCAGGAATAATTTTATTTGAGGTGGCGAGACAAAATGAAAATATTGATAGTTGAAGATGATCAAAAAATGAAAAGACTGCTGGAATTGGAATTTTTACATGAAAAGTTTAAAGTGCAAACTGTAGAGTATGGCGAAGATGCCATTATAGCGTATGAGGAATTTAAACCTGATATTGTGATACTCGATGTTATGTTGCCTGATATAGATGGCACAGAAGTTGCAAAGCGTATAAAAAAATTGGATCCAGATGCGGGAATTATTATGTTAACGGCACTGGGTGAGACAAGACATAAGGTAGAAGGATTTGAAAGTGGAGCAGATGATTATGTGGTAAAACCTTTTGATTTTGAGGAACTTCTTGCTCGAGTTAAAGCACTGCTTCGAAGAAAGAAAATTGAATTTGAACATGAAGTAACAATTGGTGAACTTTCGATCGATTTAAGTGCAAGGATAGTCAAATATAAAGGAAAAGAAATACAGTTAAGTAAGACAGAATTTGATCTTCTTGCATATCTTGTGAAAAATGTTGGTAGAGTAGTTTCGAAAGAGGAAATTTTAGATGCCGTTTGGGGAATGGATTATTATGGTTCTCCAAATGTTGTTGAAGTGTATATTAATTATTTAAGAAAAAAGATAGATTCAGAGATAATAAAAACTGTGCGTGGAGTAGGATATGTAATTAATAAATAGATTTTTTTGGAGGTGATATGGTGTTCTTTTTTGATCCGAGTTTTATTATATTAATTCCCGGAATTATTTTAGCGTTAATGGCCCAGGCATACGTTCAGGAGAGATTTAATAAGTATTCGCGGGTGATTTCTACACTTGGAATGACAGGAGCTGAGCTGGCAAAGTTTATGTTAGAATCCGCGGGACTATATGATGTAAAAGTTGAAATGATACCCGGTAAGTTGAATGATCATTACGATCCAAGAAGTAAGGTGGTGAGGCTTTCAAGTGCCACTTACAATAAAGCTTCTGTTGCAGCTCTTGGAGTAGTGGCTCATGAGATAGGTCACGCAATTCAGCATGCGAGAAATTACGCTCCTTTAGTTGTTCGAAACGGTCTTGCTCCTGTGGTGAGTCTTACTTCTAATCTTTCCTGGATATTGTTTATAGCAGGTTTCTTGTTTTTTAACATAGCGCTTATTAGAATAGGGATTTTTTTGTTCGCGTTTGCTATAATTTTTTCATTGATC
This window encodes:
- a CDS encoding response regulator transcription factor; protein product: MKILIVEDDQKMKRLLELEFLHEKFKVQTVEYGEDAIIAYEEFKPDIVILDVMLPDIDGTEVAKRIKKLDPDAGIIMLTALGETRHKVEGFESGADDYVVKPFDFEELLARVKALLRRKKIEFEHEVTIGELSIDLSARIVKYKGKEIQLSKTEFDLLAYLVKNVGRVVSKEEILDAVWGMDYYGSPNVVEVYINYLRKKIDSEIIKTVRGVGYVINK
- a CDS encoding zinc metallopeptidase; translated protein: MVFFFDPSFIILIPGIILALMAQAYVQERFNKYSRVISTLGMTGAELAKFMLESAGLYDVKVEMIPGKLNDHYDPRSKVVRLSSATYNKASVAALGVVAHEIGHAIQHARNYAPLVVRNGLAPVVSLTSNLSWILFIAGFLFFNIALIRIGIFLFAFAIIFSLITLPVEFDASNRAIKILRTNLMMPEKELKGVKQVLSAAALTYVAGTLMAILQLLRMLFLAGLMGGNRD
- the rlmB gene encoding 23S rRNA (guanosine(2251)-2'-O)-methyltransferase RlmB, which produces MRVYGRNVFREILYSNFPVRMVYFSENGDKELVMLIEQAKSRKLPYTISPKKILTRLCNFDKHQGVVVDIGEFPYKDESSIIETENGKGFFVILDQLQDPHNFGAIIRSAVGAGANAIVIPKNNSVKVTPTVVKVSVGTIFRIPIVEVVNISRFIEKIKKVGFWVYAADMQGVAYYRANLKRPVAIVFGSEGEGIRRGVKQKCDGVVSIPMKNSIDSLNVSVSAGIILFEVARQNENIDS